From the Brassica napus cultivar Da-Ae chromosome A8, Da-Ae, whole genome shotgun sequence genome, one window contains:
- the LOC106361473 gene encoding 5'-methylthioadenosine nucleosidase has product MGPHGDGDIEKVESESRRRPISTVVFVIAMQAEAQPLVNKFGLSETSDSPLGKGLPWVLYHGLHKDLRIYVVCPGKDAASGIDSVGTVPASLITFASIQALQPDILINAGTCGAFKVKGANIGDVFLVSDVVFHDRRIPIPMFDLYGVGLRQAFSTPNLLKELNLKIGRLSTGDSLDMSTQDESLIIANDATLKDMEGAAVAYVAELLKVPVIFLKAVTDLIDGDKPTAEEFLQNLAVVTSALEETATKVINFIHGKTLSDL; this is encoded by the exons aTGGGTCCTCATGGAGACGGTGACATCGAAAAAGTTGAATCGGAGAGTCGTCGTCGACCCATCTCCACAGTCGTCTTCGTCATCG CGATGCAAGCGGAGGCTCAACCTTTGGTCAACAAGTTCGGACTCTCCGAAACTTCTGATTCTCC GCTTGGTAAAGGATTGCCCTGGGTTCTCTACCACGGGTTGCACAAGGATCTTCGAATCTATGTAGTCTGCCCTGGAAAAGATGCTGCTTCAG GGATAGATAGTGTTGGAACTGTTCCAGCTTCTCTCATTACCTTTGCTTCTATCCAAGCTTTACAACCCGACATTCTCATCAATGCTGGAACCTGTGGTGCCTTTAAG GTTAAAGGAGCCAACATAGGAGATGTATTCCTTGTATCCGATGTGGTCTTCCATGATAGGAGAATACCTATTCCG ATGTTTGATCTGTATGGAGTTGGTCTTCGTCAGGCATTCTCAACCCCCAATCTCCTCAAGGAACTAAATTTGAAG ATTGGTAGGTTATCTACTGGTGATTCCTTGGATATGTCCACACAAGATGAATCATTGATCATTGCCAATGATGCTACACTAAAGGACATGGAG GGTGCTGCGGTGGCCTATGTTGCTGAACTTCTGAAAGTACCAGTGATATTCTTAAAAGCCGTGACCGATCTGATCGACGGAGACAAACCGACGGCAGAAGAATTCTTACAGAACTTGGCTGTTGTGACCTCTGCGCTAGAGGAAACTGCCACTAAAGTGATCAACTTCATCCATGGGAAAACCCTTTCAGACCTCTAA
- the LOC106359965 gene encoding RNA-binding protein SGN1 → MDKKKDKREIVTTPEIRVGDSEILGTPKNQQKYKRRKKVDQDTLLKPKKLQKHKLCKKKQKKVTTTTEPSEINSDDPEALVKPQKPERLKKIVDELSNRLDEMTEIVKKLKKNSDLLEEENNNTPKEKVVDHECYFESEDADFKNRRTIFVLGFDCSFPRDEIKRTLIKHFSSCGEVSRVYIPFHCDTGSPMGFAFISMGNPDKALTLNGSYLDGMRLEVTMATKRSEYYGYTNHRGCQRCGIASAKRLAKRFYDRTRIRIPLVPSDF, encoded by the exons ATGGACAAAAAGAAGGACAAGCGCGAG ATTGTAACAACCCCGGAGATAAGGGTGGGTGATTCAGAGATCTTAGGAACGCCCAAAAACCAGCAAAAATACAAGCGGCGGAAGAAG GTCGATCAAGATACCTTATTGAAGCCAAAGAAGCTGCAGAAACACAAGTTGTgtaagaagaagcagaagaag GTTACGACAACCACAGAGCCTTCAGAAATAAATTCTGATGATCCAGAGGCTTTAGTAAAGCCTCAGAAGCCGGAAAGGCTCAAGAAg ATAGTAGATGAATTAAGTAACCGTCTGGACGAGATGACTGAAATTGTCAAAAAACTAAAGAAGAATTCAGATCTACTGGAAGag GAGAATAATAACACTCCAAAGGAAAAGGTGGTAGACCATGAGTGCTATTTCGAATCTGAAGATGCAGATTTTAAAAACCGGCGAACAATTTTCGTTCTGGGATTCGATTGTTCCTTTCCTAGGGATGAAATAAAGAGAACATTGATTAAACACTTCAGTTCTTGTGGAGAGGTCTCAAGGGTTTATATTCCTTTTCATTGTGATACTGGCTCTCCCATGGG TTTTGCCTTCATTAGTATGGGAAATCCAGATAAGGCTTTAACACTCAATGGAAGTTACTTGGATGGGATGAGACTTGAGGTTACAATGGCTACAAAGAGAAGTGAATACTATGGCTATACCAACCATCGTGGCTGTCAACGTTGTGGTATTGCTTCAGCGAAGCGGTTGGCGAAACGCTTCTACGATCGTACCAGAATACGAATCCCGTTAG TGCCTAGCGATTTCTAG
- the LOC125577112 gene encoding putative F-box protein At4g38870 yields MEISRKKLTNGSVNSYSLSLDLRIEIFKRLPLKSLIRSLCVAKQWASIIRGRSFMKLFLNESLTRPKSVVFVFRKRYDGLSYSEVSLKIAHELVPSSSDAASSLATYHVTVHTLQRTKISPSVHGLICYGPPSELIVYNPCTRRSATLPKVNAGRRAINHYLGYDPINNDYKVLCIIRGMPQLSNRRGLAEEILVLTLGSSTHQDSWKMMNIQDNIIPHHSPLSEELCINGVFYYRAFTGIKLNASAIMSFDVRSEKLALIKGPCTFPTFSKLTRYEEKLAVIFYKKKISGIIALWSLQDPSKEEWSKKTFVLPAAVTAKHFHRFQTTATDTGEIIDTPIHEHASQTSFVFFDLKNDSVRNFNIEGITDEYMFCQSDFVSAGQVENLMFL; encoded by the coding sequence ATGGAAATATCGAGGAAGAAGCTTACAAACGGAAGCGTAAACTCATACTCCCTTTCTCTTGATCTCAGGATAGAGATATTCAAACGGTTGCCACTGAAATCCCTAATCAGATCACTATGTGTAGCTAAGCAATGGGCTTCCATCATCCGCGGTCGATCTTTCATGAAACTATTCCTGAATGAGTCCTTGACTAGACCAAAAAGTGTTGTCTTCGTGTTCAGAAAAAGATATGATGGTTTATCTTACTCAGAAGTTAGCCTAAAAATTGCACATGAACTAGTACCATCTTCTTCCGATGCTGCTTCTTCTTTAGCCACTTACCATGTGACTGTCCACACCCTACAGCGCACGAAAATATCTCCTTCAGTCCACGGGTTGATTTGCTATGGACCACCTTCTGAACTCATCGTCTATAACCCTTGCACTAGACGATCCGCTACATTGCCCAAGGTTAATGCAGGGAGGAGGGCCATAAACCACTACTTAGGCTATGATCCCATCAACAACGATTATAAAGTGTTGTGCATCATCAGAGGTATGCCTCAGCTGAGTAACAGACGCGGTTTAGCTGAGGAGATACTTGTTTTGACACTGGGATCATCAACTCATCAGGATTcatggaagatgatgaatatTCAAGACAATATcattcctcatcactctcctctAAGTGAGGAACTGTGCATCAATGGTGTTTTCTATTATCGAGCTTTTACTGGCATAAAACTAAATGCTTCTGCGATCATGAGTTTTGATGTTAGGTCTGAAAAGCTTGCTCTTATCAAAGGACCTTGCACCTTTCCCACTTTCTCGAAGTTGACAAGGTACGAGGAAAAGCTAGCTGTCATCTtctataaaaagaaaatcagtGGTATTATTGCCTTGTGGAGTCTACAAGATCCTTCTAAGGAGGAATGGTCCAAGAAGACATTTGTTTTGCCTGCCGCTGTAACAGCCAAACATTTTCATAGGTTTCAAACCACTGCCACTGACACGGGCGAGATTATTGATACACCAATCCACGAGCATGCATCACAAACTAGCTTTGTCTTTTTTGATCTCAAGAATGATAGTGTGAGAAATTTTAATATCGAAGGAATCACAGACGAGTATATGTTTTGTCAATCGGACTTTGTTTCCGCTGGTCAGGTtgagaatctcatgtttctataA
- the LOC106361474 gene encoding bZIP transcription factor 29 has translation MGDTDTDMIHTLHSPFGKQPQQLQLNPNLIQFSSDSAKRVGVPPTSPYSQIPTTRPQPHGATHSRSISQPSSFFSFDSLPPLSPSPFNNSNNNQPSSLLPPPPFTRCNSDSSRVVLPPRKSHRRSNSDIPTSIPPRPLERGESPDWSNHTPPFVKKESGEDMDDLFSAYMNLENIDALNSSEADMESSRASGTKTNGSDDTEGESSSVNYESGGDRNNSLKRRAGGEGDIAPTTRHYRSVSVDSCFMEKMSFGEDSLKPPPTNSVDGGIEFKSGEFNAAEMKKIMANDKLAEMAVSDPKRVKRILANRQSAARSKERKMRYIVELEHKVQTLQTEATTLSAQFTLLQRDMMGLTNQNNELKFRLQSMEHQAQLRDALSEALNGEVQRLKLAIGETSHNESDRSKMQSLNAEMFQQLHISQLTQQPQSQQNRNGTMSAKPESNEL, from the exons ATGGGTGATACAGACACTGATATGATCCACACACTCCATTCTCCATTCGGCAAACAGCCTCAGCAGCTCCAATTAAACCCTAACCTCATCCAATTCTCCAGTGACAGCGCCAAACGAGTCGGTGTTCCTCCGACTTCTCCCTACTCTCAGATCCCGACGACCAGACCACAACCTCATGGAGCTACTCACTCACGCTCAATCTCACAGCCTTcctctttcttctccttcgATTCCTTGCCTCCCCTAAGCCCTTCTCCCTTtaacaacagcaacaacaaccaGCCTTCTTCGCTGTTGCCTCCTCCACCGTTCACGAGGTGTAACTCCGACTCTTCTAGAGTCGTTTTGCCTCCGAGAAAGTCTCATAGACGCTCCAACAGCGATATTCCCACTTCTATCCCTCCAAGACCGTTGGAGAGAGGGGAATCTCCTGATTGGTCAAATCACACTCCTCCTTTCGTCAAGAAGGAGTCGGGAGAAGACATGGATGACCTCTTCTCGGCGTATATGAATCTTGAAAACATCGATGCCTTGAACTCCTCTGAAGCTGATATGGAGAGTAGTAGAGCAAGCGGGACCAAGACTAACGGTAGTGACGACACGGAGGGAGAAAGCAGCAGTGTTAATTACGAGAGTGGCGGCGATCGTAACAATAGCTTGAAGAGAAGAGCCGGAGGAGAAGGAGACATTGCTCCTACGACAAGACATTACAGGAGTGTTTCGGTTGACAGTTGTTTCATGGAGAAAATGTCTTTTGGTGAAGACTCACTAAAGCCTCCTCCTACCAACTCGGTTGATGGTGGCATCGAGTTTAAGAGCGGTGAGTTTAATGCGGCGGAGATGAAGAAGATCATGGCTAATGATAAACTAGCAGAGATGGCAGTGTCTGACCCTAAGCGTGTCAAAAG gataTTGGCGAACCGTCAGTCTGCAGCGAGGTCAAAGGAGAGGAAGATGCGGTACATTGTGGAATTGGAACACAAAGTGCAGACTCTTCAGACCGAGGCTACTACATTGTCTGCTCAGTTCACGCTTTTGCAG AGAGATATGATGGGGTTGACAAACCAGAACAATGAGCTCAAGTTTCGTCTTCAATCAATGGAGCATCAAGCTCAGCTTCGCGATG CTCTGAGTGAAGCACTGAATGGGGAAGTCCAGAGACTGAAACTGGCAATTGGTGAGACCAGCCACAACGAATCTGATAGATCAAAGATGCAATCACTCAACGCTGAGATGTTCCAGCAACTCCACATCAGCCAGCTAACACAGCAGCCACAGTCTCAGCAGAACCGTAATGGAACCATGTCAGCAAAACCGGAATCAAATGAATTATAG